The Aethina tumida isolate Nest 87 chromosome 6, icAetTumi1.1, whole genome shotgun sequence genome has a segment encoding these proteins:
- the LOC109604243 gene encoding TLR4 interactor with leucine rich repeats: MKLVLFLFLLSVLHESLQEHFNAFLCDFCNCTNKEDLTVVCKDGDVSIQHIFDDNSWFDVERKPYPYRHLTIHRIEMMTLDSPFPQSNLVSLEISEGAISSIANGVFINLQSMRELSLSRNRLIAISPEVFRGNTSEGEYLPLKSLRVLKLDHNQIFEIEPHLFKHITNLEVLDLSVNPLTTITLEAQQAFAELSNLRELYLSTTRIKTLPDHFLHTHANLEVLDLSGNPISAIPQDLKYAENLHTLYLNDTQLITLDNKTGFPKVPNLKVLYMCHITPLVNISAGAFSGLESLEELYLNDNVNLRQIDDYAFAEKQEEGGAIYPPIKKFYIQNNKLESVARELIASWDRLVGLDLGGNKWSCDCTNQWIIDNLLPTYATIEGIEKSKELKCGSPIEMDGIYMHALREKHYQLRCLDVYGARPENDGTILIGLLAGILITIPLVLFLMYAYQRNWFGLFSSSPAAYSRQFYNRTTDDNMF; the protein is encoded by the exons ATGAAGCTTGTCCTGTTTCTCTTCCTTCTTAGCGTCCTCCACGAATCCCTCCAGGAACATTTTAACGCATTTCTATGCGACTTCTGCAACTGCACAAACAAAGAAGACCTAACGGTGGTGTGCAAAGATGGCGACGTATCGATACAACACATCTTCGACGACAACTCATGGTTCGACGTCGAACGCAAACCGTACCCGTACCGTCACCTGACCATCCACCGCATCGAAATGATGACACTCGACTCACCCTTCCCCCAATCCAATTTGGTGTCGCTCGAAATATCTGAAGGTGCAATTTCGTCGATTGCTAACGGTGTCTTCATCAACTTGCAATCGATGAGGGAGCTGAGCCTCAGCAGAAACAGGTTGATTGCTATATCACCCGAAGTCTTCAGG GGCAACACCAGTGAAGGCGAGTACCTGCCTCTCAAATCTTTGAGGGTCTTGAAGCTTGATCACAATCAAATATTCGAAATCGAGCCCCATCTCTTCAAACACATCACCAATTTGGAAGTCTTAGATTTGAGCGTCAATCCTTTGACGACCATCACGTTGGAAGCCCAGCAGGCTTTCGCCGAACTATCCAATTTAAGA GAACTGTACCTGTCAACGACCAGAATCAAAACGTTGCCCGACCATTTCCTCCACACGCACGCCAACCTCGAAGTCTTGGACCTGTCGGGCAATCCCATCAGTGCGATACCGCAAGACCTCAAGTACGCCGAAAACCTGCACACCCTCTACCTCAACGACACCCAACTGATCACTTTGGACAACAAAACTGGCTTCCCCAAGGTGCCCAACTTGAAGGTCCTGTACATGTGCCACATCACCCCCTTAGTGAACATTTCCGCTGGCGCCTTCAGCGGTTTGGAAAGTTTGGAGGAGCTGTACCTGAACGACAACGTGAATCTGCGACAAATCGATGATTACGCCTTTGCCGAAAAACAAGAGGAGGGTGGGGCCATTTATCCGCCAATAAAAAAG TTTTACATTCAAAACAACAAGTTGGAGTCGGTGGCCAGGGAACTGATAGCCTCCTGGGATCGACTCGTTGGCCTGGACTTGGGGGGCAACAAATGGAGCTGCGACTGCACCAACCAGTGGATCATCGACAACTTGCTACCCACTTATGCCACAATAGAAGGCAttgaaaaatccaaggaattaAA GTGCGGGTCACCCATAGAAATGGACGGCATATACATGCATGCCTTAAGGGAAAAACATTATCAGCTTAGGTGCCTTGATGTGTACGGAGCAAGACCTGAAAACGATGGCACCATTTTGATTGGACTTCTGGCAG gaATACTTATCACCATTCCTTTGGTTTTATTCCTGATGTATGCTTATCAAAGGAACTGGTTTGGTCTGTTCTCATCATCACCGGCAGCCTACTCCCGCCAGTTCTACAACAGAACCACCGACGataacatgttttaa